From the genome of Lutzomyia longipalpis isolate SR_M1_2022 chromosome 2, ASM2433408v1, one region includes:
- the LOC129790509 gene encoding uncharacterized protein LOC129790509 gives MASKLALLTILAVALHLQTVSAIRCYECSSSDNKYCADPPDTGSLQPVDCGTASVCSKEVLTIFDRTVVSRWCANADFCKNVDESIGTCSLCLTDLCNSSSFLQSSLLATLLAATLGFVGRIFAA, from the exons atggcaTCAAAACTAGCTCTCCTGACCATTCTTGCAGTAGCCCTGCACCTTCAGACAG TTTCTGCAATTCGATGTTATGAATGCTCCTCAAGTGACAACAAATACTGCGCTGATCCACCGGATACAGGAAGTCTCCAGCCTGTGGATTGTGGTACGGCGTCTGTGTGCTCCAAGGAGGTTCTCACGATTTTCGATAGGACAGTCGTTTCGAGGTGGTGTGCCAATGCGGATTTCTGCAAGAATGTCGATGAATCCATTGGTACGTGCTCGCTCTGCCTCACGGATCTCTGCAATTCCTCCAGTTTCCTCCAAAGCTCCCTCCTTGCCACCCTACTCGCCGCCACTTTGGGCTTCGTTGGTCGAATATTCGCAGCgtga
- the LOC129790508 gene encoding uncharacterized protein LOC129790508 gives MFSLQFLGLLLILSGCLQAEALECYSCINSSPQDCSQPNIHALRVTSCPSGFTRCTKFIGNDTDGIFVERSCGPPEVCDTVKLFLDNILECHTCESDLCNSSSIPAVSMLVLIPIFTSFLLRSFIK, from the exons ATGTTTTCTCTCCAATTTCTGGGGCTCTTACTCATCCTCTCTGGATGCCTTCAGG CTGAGGCACTTGAGTGCTATTCCTGCATCAATTCTTCACCTCAGGATTGTTCTCAGCCCAATATTCATGCCCTCAGGGTGACATCTTGTCCATCCGGCTTCACACGCTGCACGAAATTCATTGGGAATG atACTGACGGGATTTTTGTGGAAAGAAGTTGCGGTCCACCAGAAGTCTGTGACACAGTTAAGCTCTTCCTCGACAACATCTTGGAGTGTCATACTTGTGAAAGTGATCTCTGCAACTCAAGCTCCATTCCTGCAGTTTCGATGCTAGTTCTTATTCCAATTTTCACCTCATTTCTCCTACGAAGCTTTATCAAGTAA
- the LOC129790507 gene encoding uncharacterized protein LOC129790507: protein MKILFAVLVLSLAISSVTSLTCYFCHGTNGTACAHPPTTSMIAQHPCNNQHCSTLVYHAGNGTTVYVRGCNPSNFCSNPGIPAHQLIDCRTCNRDRCNSSSIIKGSALTSIFILTIALAFSKTFFS, encoded by the exons atgaagatTCTCTTTGCTGTTTTAGTGctttctcttgcaatttccaGTG TGACTTCCTTGACCTGCTACTTCTGCCACGGAACCAATGGAACTGCTTGTGCTCATCCCCCAACTACCTCTATGATTGCTCAGCATCCCTGCAACAATCAACATTGCTCAACGCTAGTTTATCATGCCg GTAATGGAACCACAGTCTACGTCCGTGGCTGCAATCCCAGCAATTTCTGCTCAAACCCGGGAATTCCAGCGCATCAGCTCATTGATTGCCGCACCTGCAATAGAGATCGCTGCAACAGTTCCAGCATTATCAAAGGAAGTGCCTTAACGTCAATTTTCATCTTAACAATAGCTTTGGCTTTCTCAAAGACATTTTTCTCCTAA